In Aegilops tauschii subsp. strangulata cultivar AL8/78 chromosome 3, Aet v6.0, whole genome shotgun sequence, one genomic interval encodes:
- the LOC120961788 gene encoding ABC transporter F family member 4, translating to MSRKNASSSTSAAATSRKNAPSSSSAAGAASKKEKPLSVSAMLASMDGTAPKSKPAKAAPKPKPSKAPASSYMGGIDLPPSDDEEDEADVAAVAAKPKPSRATVDLNALAPSDKDSKKKEKREMMAAAVAEAAKREALRDDRDAFSVVIGARVPGSAAEGDAADGNIKDIVLDNFSVSARGKELLKGASLRISHGRRYGLVGPNGMGKSTLLKLLSWRQVPVPKNIDVLLVEQEIVGDDRSATEAVVAANEELTALRAEQAKLEASDDPDDNEKLAEVYEKLNLCDSDAARARASKILAGLGFDQAMQARSTKSFSGGWRMRISLARALFMQPTLLLLDEPTNHLDLRAVLWLEQYLCSQWKKTLIVVSHDRDFLNTVCNDIIHLHDKSLHVYRGNFDDFESGYEQKRKEMNKKFEVYEKQMKAARKTGSKAAQDKVKDQAMSKAHKEVAKGKGKGKNVATDDDNVKPADLPQKWHDYKVEFHFPEPTLLTPPLLQLIDVGFGYPNRPDFKLSDVDVGIDMGTRVAIVGPNGAGKSTILNLLAGDLNPSEGEARRSQKLRIGRYSQHFVDLLTMEENAVQYLLRLHPDQGGMSKAEAVRGKLGKFGLPGHNHLTPIVKLSGGQKARVVFTSISMSNPHILLLDEPTNHLDMQSIDALADALDEFTGGVVLVSHDSRLISRVCDDEEKSQIWVVEDGTVTKYDGSFEDYKDELMAEIKKEVEE from the coding sequence atgagTCGCAAAAACGCCTCCTCGTCCACCTCAGCCGCCGCCACGAGCCGCAAGAACGCCCCCTCGTCCTCCTCGGCCGCGGGCGCCGCCAGCAAGAAGGAAAAACCTCTCTCCGTGTCGGCCATGCTAGCCTCGATGGACGGCACGGCGCCCAAATCCAAGCCCGCCAAGGCGGCGCCCAAGCCCAAGCCCTCCAAGGCGCCCGCGTCGTCGTACATGGGCGGCATCGACCTGCCCccgtcggacgacgaggaggacgaggccgacgtcgccgccgtcgccgccaagCCCAAGCCGTCTCGCGCCACCGTCGACCTCAACGCCCTCGCGCCCTCGGACAAGGACtcgaagaagaaggagaagcgcGAGATGATGGCGGCGGCCGTCGCCGAGGCTGCCAAGCGGGAGGCGCTCCGCGACGACCGCGACGCCTTCTCCGTCGTCATCGGAGCGCGCGTCCCCGGATCCGCTGCCGAGGGCGATGCCGCCGATGGAAACATCAAGGACATCGTGCTCGACAACTTCTCTGTCTCTGCGCGAGGAAAGGAGCTACTCAAGGGCGCCTCCCTCCGGATCTCGCATGGTCGCCGCTACGGTCTCGTGGGGCCCAATGGCATGGGCAAATCTACCCTCCTGAAGCTGCTCTCTTGGCGGCAGGTGCCCGTGCCCAAGAACATTGATGTCCTGCTTGTGGAGCAGGAGATTGTTGGTGATGACCGCTCGGCAACCGAGGCGGTGGTTGCAGCCAATGAGGAGCTTACGGCGCTCCGGGCTGAGCAGGCAAAGCTTGAGGCCTCTGATGATCCCGATGACAACGAGAAGCTTGCCGAGGTATACGAGAAGCTAAATCTATGCGATTCTGATGCTGCACGAGCGCGTGCGTCCAAAATCCTTGCGGGGCTGGGGTTTGATCAGGCAATGCAGGCAAGGTCCACAAAGTCCTTCAGTGGTGGCTGGAGGATGCGCATCTCGCTTGCCCGTGCTCTCTTCATGCAGCCAACATTGCTGCTCCTTGATGAGCCTACCAACCATTTGGACCTCCGAGCTGTGCTTTGGTTGGAGCAGTACTTGTGCTCACAGTGGAAGAAGACCCTAATTGTGGTTTCCCATGACCGGGACTTCTTGAACACAGTGTGCAATGATATCATTCATTTGCACGATAAGAGTCTGCATGTTTACCGTGGTAATTTTGATGACTTTGAGAGCGGGTATGAGCAGAAGAGGAAGGAGATGAACAAGAAGTTTGAGGTGTATGAAAAGCAGATGAAAGCAGCAAGGAAGACTGGGAGCAAGGCTGCACAAGATAAGGTTAAAGACCAAGCAATGTCAAAGGCCCACAAAGAAGTTgccaaggggaaggggaaggGAAAGAATGTGGCAACTGATGATGATAACGTGAAGCCAGCGGATCTGCCACAAAAGTGGCATGACTACAAAGTTGAGTTCCACTTCCCAGAACCCACTTTGCTCACACCACCACTCCTTCAGCTCATTGATGTGGGTTTTGGCTACCCCAACCGTCCGGACTTCAAGTTATCAGATGTTGATGTTGGCATTGACATGGGAACACGTGTTGCCATTGTTGGGCCAAATGGAGCAGGAAAGTCTACTATTCTAAATTTACTTGCTGGTGATCTTAACCCATCCGAAGGAGAGGCAAGAAGGAGCCAGAAGCTGAGGATTGGACGATACTCGCAGCATTTTGTTGACTTGTTGACGATGGAGGAAAATGCAGTTCAGTATTTGCTCAGGCTCCACCCAGACCAGGGGGGAATGAGCAAAGCGGAGGCTGTCCGTGGCAAGCTTGGAAAATTTGGCTTGCCAGGTCACAACCATCTTACTCCCATTGTTAAATTATCTGGTGGTCAGAAGGCCCGTGTTGTGTTCACTTCGATATCAATGTCGAATCCTCACATTCTCCTACTGGATGAGCCTACAAATCACTTGGATATGCAAAGTATTGATGCTTTGGCAGACGCTCTGGATGAATTCACTGGAGGTGTGGTCTTGGTTAGCCATGACTCACGGTTGATATCTCGAGTTTGTGACGATGAGGAGAAGAGCCAGATATGGGTTGTGGAGGATGGCACGGTGACTAAATATGATGGCTCGTTTGAGGATTACAAGGATGAACTAATGGCAGAAATAAAGAAGGAAGTCGAAGAGTAA
- the LOC109748275 gene encoding P-loop NTPase domain-containing protein LPA1, with the protein MAEAAPPKLLYIAVADGGGRRAFRYTRPVLQSTLQLMGCKARHAFKISKKVFSVMRSEFLDASRSGRAVKEENAPSCIGEDADMLNTEIPDASSSSMPFELYKTQTTILVSREKFLNIVCDALSSYKYVGPNQKADLLLACRIKEKKESVTVLLCGTSGCGKSTLSSLLGSRLGITTVVSTDSIRHMMRSFADEKQNPLLYASTYHAGEYLDPVAVAKSKAKKLSTVSHTNGGKDGTSDVKSHHGSSDLPPRTELIGNKQMAIEGFKAQSEMVIDSLDRLITSWEEQKRSVIVEGVHLSLNFVMGLMKKHPSIIPFMVYIANEEKHMERFAVRAKYMTLDPAKNRYIKYIRNIRAIQEYLCNRADKHLVPKINNTNVDQSVAAIHATVFSCLRRREVGEQLYDLNTNTVSVVDEEYRNQRASNSLGSKGMFQFIQRKGSSRNLMALLNPDGSVTKAWHVDSCDGNANGSRSSDKSVGKVNPSQIGKVESVNLQFGSFGISAWLSDTGGTSHTGSVDDLRADGIETGGRYFSSCCSSPKTSDCASKEHMEDYSVYGSEEEADDPPDAETDEDLTDEERDVHEIEAGSVDEHSTKSDEEYDDLAMQDVMENGNCSDDDDEQAARFGNRSSPPLDESILGGADGDDAVVEGRYHHNLDLFTISKDMAVTRMPCA; encoded by the exons TACACGCGCCCCGTCCTGCAGAGCACCCTCCAGCTCATGGGCTGCAAGGCTCGCCACGCCTTCAAG ATTAGCAAGAAAGTGTTCAGTGTGATGAGGAGTGAATTCTTGGATGCATCGAGGTCGGGTAGGGCTGTTAAAGAAGAAAATGCTCCTAGTTGCATTGGGGAGGATGCTGATATGCTTAACACAGAAATTCCAGATGCAAGTAGCAGCAGCATGCCCTTCGAATTGTACAAGACACAGACAACGATTCTTGTTTCAAGAGAGAAGTTTCTGAATATTGTGTGTGATGCACTCTCTTCTTACAAGTATGTTGGACCAAACCAGAAGGCTGACTTGCTTCTTGCTTGCAG AATTAAGGAGAAAAAGGAATCAGTGACAGTACTCTTGTGTGGGACAAGCGGGTGTGGCAAGTCCACTCTATCATCTTTGTTG GGTAGTAGATTGGGCATTACGACAGTAGTTTCTACTGATTCCATACGCCATATGATGAGAAGCTTTGCAGATGAAAAGCAAAATCCTCTTCTCTATGCATCAACCTACCATGCAGGCGAATACTTGGACCCTGTTGCAGTTGCTAAGTCAAAGGCAAAGAAGCTCTCAACGGTTTCTCATACCAATGGAGGCAAAGATGGCACTTCAGATGTTAAATCTCATCATGGCTCCTCAGATTTACCTCCTAGAACCGAGTTGATTGGCAACAAACAAATGGCAATAGAAGGGTTCAAGGCGCAAAGCGAGATGGTCATTGACAGCCTGGACAGATTAATTACATCATGGGAAGAGCAGAAGCGATCTGTTATTGTTGAAGGAGTTCATTTGAGCCTAAATTTTGTG ATGGGGCTAATGAAGAAACATCCTTCCATAATACCATTTATGGTATACATTGCAAATGAGGAGAAGCACATGGAGCGATTTGCTGTACGTGCAAAGTACATGACATTGGACCCAGCAAAGAACAGATATATCAAGTACATCCGGAATATCAGGGCTATCCAGGAATACCTTTGCAACCGAGCGGACAAGCATCTGGTGCCTAAGATTAACAATACTAATGTTGACCAGAGCGTGGCAGCCATACATGCCACGGTTTTCAGCTGTCTTCGTCGACGAGAAGTTGGGGAGCAGTTGTATGATCTCAACACAAACACTGTTTCTGTGGTGGATGAGGAATACAGGAACCAGCGTGCATCTAACTCCTTGGGTTCCAAGGGCATGTTCCAGTTCATTCAAAGGAAGGGGTCTTCTAGGAATCTGATGGCTCTCCTTAACCCTGATGGTTCAGTCACCAAGGCTTGGCATGTAGATTCATGTGATGGCAATGCCAATGGCAGTAGAAGCAGTGATAAATCAGTAGGAAAGGTTAACCCATCACAAATTGGTAAGGTAGAGTCAGTTAATCTCCAATTTGGTTCCTTTGGGATTAGTGCGTGGCTGAGTGATACAGGTGGCACCAGCCATACTGGGAGCGTAGATGACCTGAGGGCTGATGGCATTGAGACAGGCGGTAGATACTTCTCCTCATGCTGCAGCTCGCCAAAGACATCAGACTGCGCATCCAAAGAG CATATGGAGGATTATTCAGTCTATGGTAGTGAAGAAGAAGCTGACGACCCACCTGATGCTGAAACTGATGAGGATCTAACTGATGAAGAAAGAGATGTTCACGAG ATTGAAGCGGGCTCGGTCGACGAGCATTCCACCAAGTCTGATGAGGAATACGACGACCTAGCCATGCAGGACGTGATGGAGAACGGTAACTGCTCCGACGATGACGACGAGCAAGCTGCGCGGTTCGGCAACAGGAGCTCGCCGCCCCTCGATGAGAGCATCCTCGGAGGAGCTGACGGTGATGATGCCGTGGTGGAGGGCAGGTACCACCACAACCTGGACCTATTCACGATATCCAAGGACATGGCTGTCACGCGGATGCCGTGCGCGTGA